In a single window of the Papaver somniferum cultivar HN1 chromosome 8, ASM357369v1, whole genome shotgun sequence genome:
- the LOC113306109 gene encoding uncharacterized protein LOC113306109, with the protein MVSKKGVAPTHLLIADDILVFYRGNLHSLQNLKIMLSVYEKASVQCVNYAKNKFYYGGGTYSRSIAIANNLGMERDLFPDKYLRIQLKPGIVRHIHVRQVVEKIMDKLAGWKGKLLSFQARLVLTRSVIASYVIHSMVVYKWPYNIIKQVERVIMNFLWSGDAEKRKFFTVLYDNLCCSRREGGLGLRRLIDVNKAMLMKIRWVYDFVQQHTRTIIGDDANTSLFFDNWLGDFSIAKRLGITSKVPNDFKAKVSDIIVDGAWAIPQCTRDLMVRLNIDVGNFPIIVGGDDCKIWDLNSKGVFSVKSAKGTIRENAETLPTATFFFRTVVHPDVFSKFF; encoded by the exons ATGGTTAGTAAGAAAGGTGTGGCTCCAACACACCTTCTCATTGCGGATGATATTCTTGTTTTCTACAGAGGTAATCTTCATAGTTTGCAAAATTTGAAGATAATGCTTAGTGTCTATGAGAAGGCTTCAGTCCAGTGCGTAAATTATGCAAAGAACAAATTTTATTACGGTGGTGGCACTTATTCTCGGAGTATTGCTATTGCTAATAATTTGGGCATGGAAAGAGATTTATTTCCGGATAAATATCTGAGAATTCAATTAAAGCCTGGAATTGTCCGGCACATTCATGTCAGGCAGGTGGTTGAAAAGATTATGGACAAGTTGGCTGGTTGGAAGGGTAAACTCTTATCTTTTCAAGCAAGACTGGTTTTGACCAGATCGGTGATTGCTAGTTATGTTATTCACTCTATGGTTGTTTATAAATGGCCTTACAATATCATTAAACAGGTTGAGAGGGTCATTATGAATTTTCTTTGGTCGGGTGATGCGGAAAAGCGTAAGTTCTTTACGGTTTTATATGACAACCTCTGTTGTTCAAGACGTGAAGGTGGCCTGGGCCTTAGAAGATTGATTGATGTTAACAAGGCTATGCTTATGAA AATCAGGTGGGTTTATGATTTTGTGCAGCAACACACTAGGACAATTATAGGTGATGacgctaatacttccttattctttGATAATTGGCTTGGTGATTTTTCGATTGCGAAGAGATTAGGTATTACTTCCAAAgtccctaatgattttaaggctaaGGTTAGTGATATCATTGTTGATGGTGCTTGGGCTATTCCTCAATGCACACGGGATTTGATGGTTCGGCTCAATATTGATGTTGGAAACTTTCCTATTATTGTTGGGGGCGATGACTGTAAGATTTGGGATTTAAATAGCAAAGGAGTCTTCTCAGTTAAATCTGCAAAGGGTACCATTAGAGAGAATGCGGAAACTCTGCCGactgcaacttttttttttcggACAGTTGTGCAccctgatgtgttttcaaagtttttttag